A window of the Fulvia fulva chromosome 3, complete sequence genome harbors these coding sequences:
- a CDS encoding Mitochondrial import inner membrane translocase subunit tim21 yields the protein MLERVVKASLARPAASLYGLHTGFSIPALDHSQLRHATTSSLPNSSAASKRKAVTVINDTGRVPWENLSTGEKAARATQQTFNFGLVALGVVLTGGIATVLYLEVFSPDSKTAYFNSAADRVRSDPKCRELLAGEGSHSKREISAYGEPSWSRWARNRTIASRFETDRAGVEHLHMHFYVEGPVAKGTVNLHMTRKDGGDFQYEMLALDVPGQQRYYLEDANSWKLGKQKAGKMFGVNWNR from the coding sequence ATGCTCGAGCGCGTGGTGAAAGCTTCTCTCGCGAGACCTGCAGCGTCACTATATGGCCTACACACAGGATTCAGCATACCAGCCCTGGACCACTCACAACTCCGCCATGCCACGACTTCATCACTACCGAACAGCTCCGCGGCCAGCAAGAGGAAGGCAGTGACAGTGATCAATGATACCGGCAGGGTGCCGTGGGAGAATCTCTCGACGGGCGAAAAGGCTGCACGAGCAACGCAACAGACCTTCAACTTCGGCTTGGTCGCGCTGGGCGTGGTGCTGACTGGAGGCATTGCTACCGTCCTGTACTTGGAGGTCTTCTCGCCAGACAGCAAGACGGCATACTTCAACAGCGCAGCCGACCGTGTAAGATCCGATCCGAAGTGCCGCGAACTGCTGGCTGGAGAAGGCAGCCACAGCAAGAGAGAGATCAGTGCTTACGGAGAGCCAAGTTGGAGCCGATGGGCGCGCAACAGAACGATCGCTAGCCGCTTTGAGACGGATAGGGCGGGAGTCGAGCATTTGCATATGCACTTCTACGTGGAAGGTCCAGTTGCGAAGGGTACGGTGAACCTGCATATGACGAGAAAGGACGGAGGGGATTTCCAGTACGAGATGCTTGCGCTGGACGTGCCAGGACAGCAGAGATACTACTTGGAAGATGCGAACTCGTGGAAGCTCGGGAAACAGAAGGCAGGGAAGATGTTCGGCGTGAACTGGAATCGATGA
- a CDS encoding Transcriptional activator of proteases prtT, translating into MEGSPADSAAVLALRETFGDRKPPDITRKITACVACRKQKIKCHMGPHGQPPCTRCKKRGLSCTVNKSLQMILESDASWKHIVDRKIRILETALGKVANHLALPDVIDEAIEQDEENGEDGDLVQGASLVPTPPVMRAGTATQISPQAEKHTPLKFEVVMDPDSGPAAIPGSVVSPIAIPGLETNRADQDIITRGVISLEAAQRYLDVYQNRLDHFLYRIIGDRRDMVEVRTASPLLLAAICAVGALHLATSDFEKCYQEFASIAASQTFSRRNTVDDIRGLCVAAFWLSGISWTCVGAAVRIATEIQLHRSIFQALKGDRTHYQRTRLYYLVFVCDHHFSVAYGRPPMTRRDDAIRACMQFLETENAVEDDQRLISQVQFWSVGSDIYETFGIDVERPLDSSMIEPLRRFSISLDSIRNEWTRRFRLNEYVGDYPRKGVGLHYHFAKLYLFSMAFRGIGKPGFKAPDVALDIDESANTAVLSATAILRAVNDDEEIQGFLNGLPSYFDLMIAFAVVFVLKVATKYAASVRVDTSEIRSLVEELVVVLKRITSNMHPRHLLVSVAKGAENLLERCCPQEVHGPVPSNAHVTMNEPNFDQNLFDMSVDDWNGTSFNNFFMHEFDFLTNQGQMNGFQQPDVNWANMQQMQ; encoded by the exons ATGGAAGGCTCGCCCGCCGACTCAGCCGCTGTTTTGGCGTTGAGGGAAACATTCGGTGATC GCAAACCACCAGACATCACCCGCAAAATCACCGCCTGCGTAGCATGTCGCAAACAAAAGATCAAATGCCACATGGGCCCCCACGGGCAACCGCCCTGCACGCGCTGCAAGAAGCGCGGCCTCTCATGCACCGTCAACAAAAGCCTGCAAATGATTCTGGAAAGTGACGCGAGCTGGAAGCACATTGTCGATCGCAAGATTCGAATCTTGGAAACGGCACTCGGCAAAGTGGCGAATCATCTTGCGCTGCCGGATGTTATTGATGAGGCTATTGAGCAGGATGAAGAGAATGGAGAGGATGGGGATCTGGTGCAGGGTGCGTCGTTGGTGCCTACGCCGCCGGTGATGAGGGCGGGCACTGCGACGCAGATTTCACCACAGGCGGAGAAGCATACGCCGTTGAAATTTGAGGTTGTCATGGATCCGGACTCGGGACCTGCGGCGATTCCGGGGAGTGTGGTGTCGCCTATTGCGATCCCCGGGCTGGAGACGAATAGAGCTGATCAGGATATTATCACGAGGGGAGTGATTAGTCTGGAAGCGGCGCAGAGGTATCTGGACGTTTATCAAAACCgtctagatcacttcctCTATCGTATTATTGGCGATAGGAGGGACATGGTGGAGGTCCGGACCGCATCCCCTCTATTACTTGCGGCTATATGTGCTGTGGGCGCGCTACATTTGGCTACATCGGACTTTGAGAAGTGCTATCAGGAGTTTGCTTCCATAGCAGCTTCCCAAACCTTTTCCCGGCGCAACACAGTGGACGACATCCGAGGCCTCTGCGTTGCGGCTTTCTGGCTTAGTGGGATCTCATGGACGTGCGTCGGCGCAGCTGTCCGTATAGCCACAGAGATACAGCTACATCGAAGTATCTTCCAAGCTCTGAAGGGTGACAGGACACACTATCAGCGCACACGACTATACTACTTGGTTTTCGTGTGCGATCATCACTTCTCTGTGGCGTATGGAAGACCACCAATGACAAGGAGAGACGATGCGATCCGGGCATGCATGCAATTTCTGGAGACCGAGAACGCTGTCGAAGATGATCAGCGACTGATATCGCAAGTCCAGTTCTGGTCGGTAGGATCTGACATTTACGAAACGTTCGGCATCGATGTGGAGCGGCCACTTGATTCGAGCATGATCGAACCACTGCGGCGATTCAGCATCTCGCTCGACTCGATTCGCAACGAGTGGACCAGACGATTCCGACTTAACGAGTATGTTGGCGACTATCCCAGGAAAGGTGTTGGCCTCCACTACCATTTTGCCAAGCTCTACTTGTTCTCCATGGCGTTCCGGGGGATTGGCAAGCCTGGATTCAAAGCTCCAGATGTCGCCCTTGACATTGATGAAAGCGCAAACACTGCTGTACTATCAGCCACAGCCATCCTGCGAGCTGTCAACGATGACGAAGAGATTCAAGGATTCCTCAACGGCTTACCATCATACTTCGACCTGATGATCGCCTTCGCCGTAGTGTTCGTCCTGAAGGTAGCGACAAAGTACGCGGCGTCCGTCCGAGTCGACACGAGCGAGATCCGCAGTCTTGTTGAAGAGCTTGTCGTCGTCCTCAAGAGGATCACGTCCAACATGCATCCCCGGCATTTGCTCGTCAGCGTTGCCAAAGGTGCCGAGAATCTGCTTGAACGATGCTGCCCGCAAGAAGTCCACGGTCCAGTCCCGTCGAACGCTCATGTGACCATGAATGAGCCCAACTTCGACCAGAACCTGTTCGATATGTCGGTGGATGACTGGAATGGGACGTCGTTCAACAACTTCTTCATGCATGAGTTTGACTTTCTCACTAATCAGGGCCAGATGAATGGGTTCCAGCAGCCTGATGTTAATTGGGCTAATATGCAGCAGATGCAATGA
- a CDS encoding Dioxygenase lolE1 — translation MQWASPQLSENRPTDRQEPCPITTTTTAMTNLILTDEQIAHFDTQGYLILPCQSHNLVSPPLLQKWTNEVRNLPREHGKWMPYDELTASGERQLMRTDNFVDYHPSFSSLLHGPALASILKQLTRSDMLLFKDIINCNRYTATSFISDKLPNGNDFTPTSTPQPTTT, via the exons ATGCAATGGGCTTCTCCACAGCTCAGCGAGAACCGCCCAACCGACCGCCAAGAGCCCTGCCCCATCACCACCACTACCACCGCCATGACCAACCTCATTCTGACCGACGAGCAGATAGCTCACTTCGACACCCAAGGCTACCTGATCCTACCTTGCCAGTCACACAACCTCGTATCCCCACCCCTCCTCCAGAAATGGACAAACGAAGTCCGCAATCTTCCTCGCGAGCACGGGAAATGGATGCCATAT GACGAACTCACCGCCTCGGGAGAACGCCAACTAATGCGCACCGACaacttcgtcgactaccaccCCTCTTTCTCCTCCCTCCTGCACGGCCCCGCCCTCGCCTCCATCCTCAAACAACTCACACGCTCCGACATGCTCCTCTTCAAAGACATAATCAACT GCAACCGATACACTGCTACCTCTTTCATCTCGGACAAACTCCCCAACGGCAACGATTTCACCCCCACCTCAACGCCCCAGCCTACAACCACATAA
- a CDS encoding Galactose-1-phosphate uridylyltransferase — MGSTMPDNILDDISHRRYNALRGSWVLVSPHRTKRPWQGQQEESSENTLPNYDPSCYLCPGNKRAQGDSNPKYDSTFVFVNDYSAVKEQQAEYIPPKEDGTLASRLLKAESTTGKCYVITFSPAHNLTLADMPPQDILLVIQTWTKIYTSHLDPRSPLYKAAQTNGLQNGEVTDEARQQFRYMQIFENKGSAMGCSNPHPHGQVWTTTSLPEEPSLELQNLKQYRHEHSGAHLLVDYAKLESEAGERTVFENSSFWAGCPWWATWPFEIMVIAKQHKRALVDFNENENNDLAEVMSEVTRRYDNLFETSFPYSMGLHQAPLTGTDEEIEASHFHIHFYPPLLRSATVRKFLVGYEMMAEPQRDITPEQAAKRLRDCGGELYRKKL, encoded by the exons ATGGGCTCCACCATGCCCGACAACATCCTCGACGACATCTCGCACCGACGATACAACGCTCTACGAGGCTCTTGGGTGCTAGTATCTCCGCATCGGACGAAGAGACCATGGCAAGGCCAGCAAGAGGAGTCGAGCGAGAACACACTGCCGAATTATGATCCTTCA TGTTATCTATGTCCTGGCAACAAGCGAGCACAAGGCGATTCGAATCCAAAGTACGACAGCACATTCGTCTTTGTGAACGACTATTCGGCTGTGAAAGAGCAACAAGCAGAGTATATCCCACCAAAGGAAGATGGCA CTCTGGCATCACGATTACTTAAGGCAGAGAGTACGACTGGCAAATGCTATGTCATTACCTTCTCTCCAGCACACAACCTCACACTGGCCGACATGCCGCCTCAAGATATCCTGCTAGTGATACAGACATGGACCAAGATCTACACCTCACATCTGGACCCACGATCGCCGTTGTACAAAGCTGCGCAAACGAACGGTCTGCAGAACGGCGAAGTGACCGACGAGGCAAGACAGCAATTCCGGTACATGCAGATCTTCGAGAACAAGGGCAGCGCAATGGGATGCTCGAATCCACATCCTCATGGCCAAGTCTGGACAACAACGTCATTACCCGAAGAGCCTAGCTTGGAGCTCCAGAACCTCAAACAATATCGTCACGAGCATAGCGGGGCGCATCTGCTGGTTGACTATGCGAAGTTGGAGAGCGAGGCTGGCGAGCGAACAGTGTTTGAGAACAGCAGCTTTTGGGCAGGTTGTCCCTGGTGGGCGACATGGCCGTTCGAGATCATGGTCATTGCTAAGCAACACAAGCGGGCTCTTGTGGACTTCAATGAGAACGAAAATAACGACTTGGCCGAGGTGATGTCCGAGGTGACAAGACGATATGACAATCTATTTGAGACGAGCTTCCCCTACA GCATGGGACTGCATCAAGCGCCGCTTACAGGCACCGACGAGGAAATCGAAGCGTCACACTTCCACATTCACTTCTACCCGCCTCTTCTCCGAAGCGCCACAGTGCGCAAGTTCCTGGTGGGATACGAGATGATGGCAGAGCCACAACGTGATATCACCCCAGAGCAAGCAGCGAAGCGACTACGAGATTGCGGTGGCGAGCTGTACAGGAAGAAGTTGTGA
- a CDS encoding 2-amino-1-hydroxyethylphosphonate dioxygenase (glycine-forming) — MVGGKADVAYTWNLMSTCDCTTCGILSVDRIWKLWTIWSRYTSHAVPTCPPAEDSSPITAIQSPPPTIEAEAKKTVTDLFTFITNQGTSDYLGEPNSQLQPSLQAATLAQHAGCDDDTILGALLHDISRFIPAGEKMDSMVDHEGTYVGKASHEIVGEPYLRPLTFSAKTCHLIGSRVIAKRYLAAIDQAYYAGLSPSSKTTLKF; from the exons ATGGTCGGTGGGAAAGCCGATGTTGCATATACTTGGAACCTCATGTCAACTTGTGACTGCACGACATGCGGCATTCTCTCCGTCGATAGGATATGGAAGTTGTGGACGATCTGGA GTCGATACACTTCGCACGCCGTTCCAACATGTCCACCAGCAGAGGACTCCTCGCCCATCACGGCGATCCAGTCACCACCACCGACTATCGAAGCAGAAGCTAAAAAGACCGTAACCGACCTCTTCACCTTCATCACAAACCAAGGCACCAGCGACTACCTAGGCGAACCCAACTCCCAACTCCAGCCCTCCCTCCAAGCAGCAACCCTAGCCCAGCACGCCGGCTGCGACGACGACACAATCCTAGGCGCCCTCCTCCACGACATCAGCCGCTTCATCCCCGCAGGCGAGAAAATGGACTCCATGGTCGACCACGAGGGGACGTACGTCGGCAAAGCAAGTCATGAA ATCGTCGGCGAACCCTACCTCCGCCCCCTCACCTTCAGCGCCAAAACATGCCACCTCATCGGCTCTCGCGTCATAGCGAAGCGGTACCTCGCCGCCATTGATCAGGCTTACTATGCTGGTTTAAGCCCAAGTTCCAAGACGACGTTGAAATTCTAG